A genomic region of Thermoanaerobaculia bacterium contains the following coding sequences:
- a CDS encoding sodium-translocating pyrophosphatase: MRRFPRGGRVVLALLALVAVFGATPGHASEAELKLPDLGSVSFLGVAGSTLLLFGLFVCLLGLLFGLVMYTQLKNMPVHNSMREISELIYETCKTYLQTQGKFIMILWAFIATIIVVYFGYLRHFAFNQVALIIAFSLIGIAGSYGVAWFGIRINTFANSRSAFASLRGKPFPTYAIPLKAGMSIGMLLISTELVIMLAILLFVPGDFAGPCFIGFAIGESLGAAALRIAGGIFTKIADIGADLMKIVFNIKEDDVRNPGVIADCTGDNAGDSVGPTADGFETYGVTGVALITFILLAVANPVVQVQLLVWIFVMRILMVGTSAVSYWINEAIAKAKYQNADKMNFEAPLTSLVWLTSIISVIVTYVASKALVPELGGDSTLWWKLATIITCGTLAGAIIPELVKIFTSTESGHVKEVVIASREGGASLNILAGLVAGNFSAFWMGLTIVGLMGIAAWIATMGLGVLMLAPAIFAFGLVAFGFLGMGPVTIAVDSYGPVTDNAQSVYELSQIEAIPGIEAELQKDFGFKPQFEKGKDFLEANDGAGNTFKATAKPVLIGTAVVGATTMIFSIIVMLTKGLTVDMEKLSLMHSPFLLGLVIGGAVIYWFTGASIQAVSTGAYRAVEFIKKNIKLDAGAGRASVADSKKVVEICTQYAQKGMFNIFLVVFFCTLSFACFEPYFFIGYLISIAIFGLYQAIFMANAGGAWDNAKKIVEVELKEKGTPLHAATVVGDTVGDPFKDTSSVAMNPVIKFTTLFGLLAVELAVEMTAAGQHTLTQFLAAGFLAVALFFVYRSFYGMRIHSGEKEVTSH; the protein is encoded by the coding sequence ATGCGTCGTTTCCCGCGCGGAGGCCGAGTGGTTCTCGCCCTCCTCGCCCTGGTCGCCGTTTTCGGCGCCACTCCCGGCCACGCCAGCGAGGCGGAGCTGAAGCTCCCTGATCTGGGGAGCGTCTCGTTCCTCGGCGTCGCGGGCTCGACCCTGCTGCTGTTCGGCCTCTTCGTCTGCCTGCTGGGCCTCCTCTTCGGCCTGGTGATGTACACGCAGTTGAAGAACATGCCGGTGCACAACTCGATGCGTGAGATCTCCGAGCTCATCTACGAGACGTGCAAGACCTACCTCCAGACCCAGGGCAAGTTCATCATGATCCTGTGGGCGTTCATCGCCACGATCATCGTCGTCTACTTCGGCTACCTGCGGCACTTCGCCTTCAATCAGGTCGCTCTCATCATCGCCTTCAGCCTGATCGGCATCGCCGGCAGCTACGGCGTCGCCTGGTTCGGCATCCGGATCAATACCTTCGCGAACTCCCGTTCGGCCTTCGCGTCGCTGCGCGGCAAGCCCTTCCCGACCTACGCCATTCCGCTCAAGGCCGGAATGTCGATCGGCATGCTCCTGATCTCGACCGAGCTCGTGATCATGCTGGCGATCCTGCTCTTCGTCCCCGGTGACTTCGCCGGCCCGTGCTTCATCGGCTTCGCTATCGGAGAATCTCTCGGAGCAGCCGCCTTGCGCATCGCCGGCGGCATCTTCACCAAGATCGCCGACATCGGCGCCGACCTCATGAAGATCGTCTTCAACATCAAGGAAGACGATGTCAGGAACCCCGGCGTCATCGCCGACTGCACCGGCGACAACGCCGGCGACTCGGTCGGCCCGACGGCGGACGGCTTCGAGACTTACGGCGTCACCGGTGTCGCGCTCATCACCTTCATCCTGCTCGCGGTCGCGAATCCGGTCGTCCAGGTGCAGCTCCTGGTCTGGATCTTCGTCATGCGTATCCTGATGGTCGGCACCTCGGCCGTCTCCTACTGGATCAACGAAGCGATCGCCAAGGCGAAGTACCAGAACGCCGACAAGATGAACTTCGAGGCGCCGCTCACCTCGCTCGTCTGGCTGACTTCGATCATTTCGGTCATCGTCACCTACGTGGCTTCGAAGGCGCTCGTTCCGGAGCTCGGCGGTGACAGCACGCTGTGGTGGAAGCTCGCCACGATCATCACCTGCGGCACCCTCGCCGGCGCGATCATCCCGGAGCTGGTCAAGATCTTCACCTCGACCGAGTCGGGGCACGTCAAGGAGGTCGTCATCGCCTCGCGTGAGGGCGGCGCGTCGCTCAACATCCTCGCCGGACTCGTGGCTGGAAACTTCTCGGCTTTCTGGATGGGCCTCACCATCGTCGGCCTGATGGGCATCGCGGCCTGGATCGCCACCATGGGCTTGGGCGTGCTGATGCTGGCGCCGGCGATCTTCGCCTTCGGCCTGGTCGCCTTCGGCTTCCTCGGCATGGGTCCGGTGACCATCGCCGTCGACTCCTACGGCCCGGTGACCGACAACGCGCAGTCGGTCTACGAGCTGTCGCAGATCGAAGCCATCCCCGGCATCGAGGCCGAGCTGCAGAAGGACTTCGGCTTCAAGCCGCAGTTCGAGAAGGGCAAGGACTTCCTCGAAGCCAACGACGGCGCCGGCAACACCTTCAAGGCGACCGCAAAGCCGGTGCTCATCGGCACCGCGGTGGTCGGTGCGACGACGATGATCTTCTCGATCATCGTCATGCTGACCAAGGGCCTCACGGTCGACATGGAGAAGCTGTCGCTCATGCATTCGCCCTTCCTGCTGGGGTTGGTGATCGGCGGCGCGGTGATCTACTGGTTCACGGGCGCTTCGATCCAGGCGGTCTCGACCGGCGCCTACCGCGCGGTCGAGTTCATCAAGAAGAACATCAAGCTCGATGCCGGTGCCGGACGGGCCTCGGTCGCGGACTCGAAGAAGGTGGTCGAGATCTGCACCCAGTACGCGCAGAAGGGCATGTTCAACATCTTCCTGGTGGTCTTCTTCTGTACCCTGTCGTTCGCCTGCTTCGAGCCCTACTTCTTCATCGGCTACCTGATCTCGATCGCCATCTTCGGCCTCTATCAGGCGATCTTCATGGCCAACGCCGGCGGCGCCTGGGACAACGCCAAGAAGATCGTCGAAGTGGAGCTCAAGGAGAAGGGCACGCCGCTTCATGCCGCGACGGTCGTCGGCGACACGGTCGGCGACCCGTTCAAGGACACCTCGTCGGTGGCCATGAACCCGGTGATCAAGTTCACCACCCTCTTCGGCCTCCTGGCCGTCGAGCTCGCGGTGGAGATGACCGCTGCCGGGCAGCACACCCTGACGCAGTTCCTCGCCGCGGGCTTCCTCGCCGTCGCGCTGTTCTTCGTCTACCGGAGCTTCTACGGCATGCGGATCCACAGCGGCGAGAAGGAAGTCACCAGCCACTGA